One genomic segment of Streptomyces niveus includes these proteins:
- a CDS encoding DMT family transporter: MSASSTASGLSVGRSLFYLVVAGVAWGTAGAAASLVYRVSDIGPLSLSFWRCAGGLVLLLGALALRRRRATAVVAAGATAEPRRRRLIRVLGTGVGLAVFQSAYFAAVEETGLAVGTVVTLGAGPVLIALGARLTMGERLGGSGLIAVVGALAGLVVLVLGGDGATVRPAGIAYAVLAAAGYAAITLLTRWLGRDGGTADSLSTTAWAFAVAGLCVLPLAAGEGLLPHTAEPAQVLWLLLYVAAVPTALAYALYFAGAAVVRSATVSVVMLLEPVSAAVIAVGLLDEQLTVATVVGTLLLLAAVVGLATAEARLASDRRKAAVLV; the protein is encoded by the coding sequence CGGCCTGTCGGTCGGCCGCAGTCTGTTCTATCTCGTCGTCGCCGGTGTCGCCTGGGGGACCGCCGGGGCCGCCGCCTCGCTGGTCTACCGCGTCAGCGACATCGGTCCGCTCTCCCTCTCCTTCTGGCGCTGTGCCGGCGGGCTCGTGCTGCTGCTGGGCGCGCTCGCACTGCGTCGCCGACGCGCGACGGCGGTCGTCGCGGCGGGGGCCACGGCCGAGCCGCGCCGCCGCAGGCTGATCCGCGTCCTCGGTACGGGCGTGGGCCTCGCGGTCTTCCAGAGCGCGTACTTCGCCGCGGTCGAGGAGACCGGCCTCGCCGTCGGCACCGTGGTCACCCTCGGCGCCGGCCCCGTGCTCATCGCGCTCGGCGCGCGGCTGACCATGGGCGAACGGCTCGGCGGCAGCGGTCTGATCGCTGTCGTAGGCGCACTCGCCGGCCTCGTCGTCCTGGTGCTCGGCGGTGACGGGGCGACGGTACGTCCCGCGGGCATCGCGTACGCGGTGCTGGCGGCTGCCGGATACGCGGCCATCACCCTGCTCACCCGGTGGCTCGGCCGCGACGGCGGCACGGCCGACTCCCTCTCCACCACCGCCTGGGCCTTCGCGGTCGCGGGGCTGTGCGTGCTGCCGCTCGCGGCCGGCGAAGGGCTGCTGCCGCACACGGCCGAACCGGCCCAGGTGCTCTGGCTGTTGCTCTACGTCGCCGCGGTGCCGACGGCCCTCGCGTACGCGCTGTACTTCGCGGGCGCGGCGGTCGTACGGTCCGCGACCGTCTCCGTGGTCATGCTGCTGGAGCCGGTGAGCGCGGCGGTCATCGCGGTCGGTCTGCTGGACGAACAGCTCACCGTCGCCACCGTGGTGGGAACGCTGTTGCTGCTCGCCGCAGTGGTGGGTCTCGCCACGGCCGAGGCG